The following proteins come from a genomic window of Methanosarcina sp. MTP4:
- the iorA gene encoding indolepyruvate ferredoxin oxidoreductase subunit alpha, translating into MSNKKLLMGNEAIALGAIEAGVQVATGYPGTPSTEALETVIRYSEKGGIYTEWSSNEKVALETAVGAAYSGAKALVTMKQVGLNVASDPLMSLSYIGVKGALVLLVADDPGPHSSQTEQDTRAFGHFANLPVLDPATPQEAYELTKLAFELSHEYEIPVILRTTTRVSHGSGDVEIGTSAGMDAGMEAGQIKPVAWDFEGFTRDRRWTIFPRLTAERHPWLEGLQVQLSELFSALPYNTVSGQGKIGIMASGVSALYAKEAIRGFEAGFTLFRIGTVHPFPGKAALDFLKGIENLIVIEELDPYLEEEALKLIGKEHLQVDVYGKKDGFFPVSGEYSVDLVIDGIDKVLETIGIASRLSHASPAVLREKLPPLPIRAPTLCAGCMHRTVFYAFKQAAKQLRKETKALQAPDTEQTVQAVQTDTIFSGDIGCYTLGNAHPLNMVDTCLCMGAGVSIAGGLSRTNPEAKHVAFIGDSTFFHSGIPAVVNAVYNEADITLAVLDNRTTAMTGHQPHPGIGVTALGSSSKAIDIANVVLSCGVEFVKTVEVESLAECVEAAKAAMEFRGPSAVVFKGKCVGITKSDKRCIIDPDLCTGCGFCVKQLGCPALALPGGAVGKSGEDAEKAGSVGNAGNAESEKPQILDNCSGCGLCAEICPSGAIKTEEVLR; encoded by the coding sequence TTGAGTAATAAAAAACTGTTAATGGGTAACGAGGCCATTGCGCTTGGGGCCATAGAAGCCGGAGTCCAGGTGGCTACCGGGTATCCGGGTACGCCTTCCACCGAAGCTCTGGAAACCGTAATCAGGTATTCGGAGAAGGGTGGAATCTACACCGAGTGGTCCAGTAACGAAAAAGTGGCACTTGAAACGGCTGTCGGGGCCGCGTATTCGGGGGCAAAAGCGCTTGTAACCATGAAGCAGGTGGGCCTGAACGTTGCATCCGACCCCCTGATGAGCCTTTCCTACATTGGGGTAAAGGGAGCCCTTGTCCTGCTGGTTGCCGATGACCCTGGGCCCCATTCCTCCCAGACCGAGCAGGACACCCGGGCTTTCGGGCATTTCGCAAACCTCCCGGTCCTGGACCCTGCCACGCCTCAGGAAGCCTACGAGCTCACAAAGCTGGCCTTTGAGCTTTCGCACGAGTACGAAATCCCCGTGATCCTCAGGACCACCACAAGGGTCTCTCACGGCTCCGGGGATGTGGAGATTGGGACGTCAGCCGGGATGGATGCCGGAATGGAAGCCGGACAGATAAAACCCGTTGCATGGGATTTCGAAGGCTTCACAAGAGACAGGCGCTGGACAATTTTTCCGCGGCTGACGGCTGAGAGGCATCCCTGGCTTGAGGGGCTGCAGGTACAGCTCTCGGAGCTTTTTTCCGCCCTCCCTTACAATACGGTTTCGGGGCAGGGAAAAATCGGGATCATGGCTTCGGGAGTTTCGGCTCTTTATGCAAAGGAAGCTATCAGGGGTTTTGAAGCCGGATTTACCCTCTTCAGGATAGGGACTGTCCATCCTTTTCCCGGAAAGGCTGCTCTTGACTTCCTGAAAGGGATCGAAAACCTGATTGTAATTGAAGAGCTGGACCCCTACCTCGAAGAAGAGGCCCTCAAGCTTATCGGAAAAGAACACCTCCAGGTGGACGTTTACGGGAAAAAGGACGGCTTTTTCCCGGTAAGCGGGGAATATTCCGTGGACCTCGTGATCGACGGCATCGACAAAGTGCTGGAAACTATAGGAATTGCTTCCCGCCTCTCCCATGCGTCCCCTGCAGTTTTGCGGGAGAAGCTGCCTCCCCTGCCTATCCGGGCCCCGACCCTTTGTGCGGGCTGTATGCATAGGACCGTCTTTTACGCTTTCAAGCAGGCCGCAAAACAGCTCAGAAAAGAAACGAAGGCGTTGCAAGCACCGGATACCGAGCAGACAGTGCAGGCAGTTCAGACAGATACGATTTTCTCGGGGGACATAGGCTGCTACACCCTGGGAAATGCCCATCCCCTGAACATGGTGGACACCTGCCTCTGTATGGGGGCGGGGGTAAGCATTGCAGGCGGGCTTTCCAGAACGAACCCTGAGGCCAAACACGTCGCCTTTATCGGGGACTCGACCTTTTTCCATTCCGGCATCCCTGCAGTGGTAAACGCAGTCTACAACGAGGCGGATATCACGCTTGCTGTCCTTGACAACCGGACAACCGCCATGACAGGGCACCAGCCTCATCCCGGAATCGGGGTGACAGCTCTCGGGAGCAGCTCGAAAGCCATTGACATTGCAAATGTGGTTCTGAGCTGTGGAGTCGAGTTTGTTAAGACCGTGGAAGTCGAAAGCCTGGCCGAATGTGTGGAAGCCGCAAAAGCTGCCATGGAATTCCGGGGGCCTTCGGCTGTTGTGTTCAAAGGGAAATGCGTCGGGATAACGAAATCCGACAAACGCTGCATAATCGACCCTGACCTCTGTACCGGCTGCGGCTTTTGCGTGAAACAGCTGGGCTGCCCTGCCCTGGCCCTTCCCGGTGGAGCGGTCGGGAAGAGCGGAGAGGATGCAGAGAAGGCAGGGAGCGTAGGGAATGCAGGGAACGCGGAGAGTGAAAAACCGCAGATCCTGGACAACTGCAGCGGCTGCGGGCTCTGTGCCGAAATCTGCCCTTCCGGAGCCATAAAGACTGAGGAGGTGCTGAGGTGA
- a CDS encoding NADP-dependent malic enzyme, translating into MRGTRFASEPKKAADIHASLYEESLDMHRTLRGVLETASKVRLRTIHDLSVAYSPGVAEPCRKISENPDFAYFYTLKSHTVAVVTDGSAVLGLGNIGPHAALPVMEGKAIIFKEFAGIDAFPICLDTQETEEIIKAVKYLAPVFGGINLEDISAPRCFEIETRLREELDIPLIHDDQHGTAIVMFAGLLNALKLVRKDLKALKIVMSGLGAAGVGIFRFLVREGADPEKMLVCDSRGIVYEGRKESMNPVKEEIARLTNPEKLKGSLADAFPGADLFIGVSAGGIVSEAMVRSMAKDAIVMAMANPVPEIMPEAAKRAGARIVATGRSDFPNQLNNCLGFPGIFKGALSTCARKITPEMETAAAYALAGIVKGEELSEDYIIPGPLDKHVVPVVAKAVAGASVESCSARHVLEKEA; encoded by the coding sequence ATGAGAGGTACGCGCTTTGCTTCGGAGCCGAAGAAGGCTGCAGATATTCACGCTTCGCTTTATGAGGAATCGCTTGACATGCACAGGACTCTCAGGGGGGTGCTCGAGACGGCTAGCAAGGTCCGTCTTCGCACGATCCATGACCTGAGTGTGGCTTATTCGCCCGGGGTTGCGGAGCCCTGCCGGAAAATAAGTGAGAACCCGGATTTTGCCTATTTCTACACCCTGAAGAGTCACACCGTCGCCGTTGTCACGGACGGGTCTGCCGTGCTGGGCCTTGGAAACATCGGGCCGCATGCGGCTTTGCCGGTGATGGAAGGAAAGGCCATTATTTTTAAGGAGTTTGCCGGGATTGACGCCTTTCCCATCTGTCTCGATACCCAGGAAACAGAGGAGATTATCAAAGCCGTAAAGTACCTGGCCCCCGTTTTCGGGGGGATCAACCTCGAAGACATAAGCGCTCCCCGCTGTTTCGAGATAGAGACCCGGCTGCGGGAAGAGCTGGACATCCCCCTTATCCACGACGACCAGCACGGGACGGCTATCGTCATGTTTGCGGGGCTCCTGAATGCCCTTAAGCTTGTTAGAAAGGATTTGAAAGCCCTGAAGATTGTCATGTCCGGCCTGGGGGCTGCCGGGGTCGGGATCTTCAGGTTCCTGGTCCGGGAAGGGGCAGACCCCGAAAAAATGCTTGTCTGCGACAGCCGGGGGATTGTTTATGAGGGCCGAAAAGAGAGCATGAACCCCGTAAAAGAAGAAATCGCCCGGCTGACAAACCCCGAAAAATTGAAAGGCAGCCTTGCGGATGCTTTTCCCGGAGCAGACCTCTTTATCGGGGTCTCGGCTGGAGGGATCGTCAGCGAGGCTATGGTCCGGTCCATGGCAAAGGACGCAATTGTCATGGCAATGGCAAACCCGGTCCCCGAGATCATGCCCGAGGCCGCAAAACGGGCAGGAGCCAGGATCGTGGCAACGGGCAGGTCCGACTTTCCGAACCAGCTCAACAACTGCCTGGGCTTCCCCGGTATTTTCAAAGGGGCTCTCAGCACCTGTGCCAGGAAGATAACCCCGGAGATGGAGACGGCTGCAGCCTATGCCCTTGCAGGTATCGTGAAGGGCGAGGAGCTTTCCGAGGACTACATAATCCCGGGGCCCCTTGACAAGCACGTGGTCCCGGTAGTCGCAAAAGCCGTTGCAGGGGCATCCGTCGAAAGCTGCTCTGCCAGGCATGTCCTGGAAAAAGAAGCGTGA
- a CDS encoding trans-aconitate 2-methyltransferase yields MSEIQRKFDAISKKYDEQRKKFIPCFDDFYGIAVSVASVDAENPGILDIGAGTGLLSAFLMERYPEASFTLIDISEKMLDMAKARFGNNSNVKYIAADYSKYDFTEKYDLVVSAVSIHHLEDEEKKELYKKSYSMLKENGVFINADQVHGETPFIENLNKTTWRQRIESSGLPEEEILAAYERVKLDKDSRLDQQLDWLREAGFCDVSCIYKYYQFAVMFGRKLDRNNR; encoded by the coding sequence ATGAGCGAAATTCAACGAAAGTTTGATGCTATTTCAAAAAAGTATGATGAACAGAGAAAGAAGTTTATACCCTGTTTCGATGACTTTTATGGAATCGCGGTATCCGTGGCATCAGTAGATGCGGAAAATCCAGGCATTCTGGATATAGGTGCCGGAACAGGGCTTCTATCGGCATTTCTGATGGAAAGATATCCGGAGGCATCATTTACGCTTATTGACATATCGGAAAAAATGCTGGACATGGCAAAAGCCAGGTTCGGAAATAACTCAAACGTAAAATACATTGCAGCAGACTATTCAAAATATGATTTCACGGAAAAATATGATCTGGTAGTTTCAGCCGTATCTATCCATCATCTGGAGGATGAAGAAAAAAAGGAACTTTACAAAAAAAGCTATTCCATGCTTAAAGAGAACGGGGTTTTTATTAACGCTGATCAGGTACATGGAGAAACCCCTTTCATAGAAAATCTGAATAAGACGACCTGGAGACAGCGGATCGAAAGTAGCGGCTTGCCCGAAGAAGAAATATTGGCTGCTTATGAAAGGGTTAAACTTGATAAGGATTCAAGATTAGACCAGCAGCTCGATTGGCTTAGAGAAGCAGGTTTTTGTGATGTTAGCTGTATATATAAGTACTATCAGTTTGCAGTGATGTTTGGGAGAAAACTGGATAGAAATAATCGTTGA
- a CDS encoding indolepyruvate oxidoreductase subunit beta, protein MKFDILIAGVGGQGVVLASRLLALTAMKAGFHVSTAETIGMSQREGSVSSHIRIGDEISGSLIPVGQADLLFGLEPAETVRNLAFLKKGGQVIVNTHEIPPASKPPGSPDYDPEGLLSFLEASCPGLLCLDFTKLAGEAGTPKAANVAMLGAVAGTGVLPFSKETLQAVLEAEIPEKYRAVNSTAFERAMEEVSGIS, encoded by the coding sequence GTGAAATTCGATATCCTGATTGCAGGGGTCGGCGGGCAGGGCGTTGTGCTTGCTTCCCGGCTGCTTGCCCTTACCGCAATGAAAGCGGGTTTTCATGTGAGTACGGCTGAAACCATAGGGATGTCCCAGCGGGAAGGCTCGGTAAGCAGCCATATCCGGATAGGGGACGAAATTTCGGGTTCCCTGATCCCGGTTGGACAGGCGGACCTGCTCTTTGGCCTCGAACCCGCGGAAACCGTGAGGAACCTGGCTTTCCTGAAAAAAGGCGGGCAGGTGATCGTGAACACCCACGAGATCCCCCCTGCTTCAAAGCCTCCCGGAAGCCCTGACTACGACCCCGAGGGCCTGCTTTCCTTCCTGGAAGCAAGCTGTCCGGGCCTGCTCTGCCTTGATTTCACAAAACTTGCCGGGGAAGCCGGAACGCCTAAAGCCGCAAATGTTGCCATGCTGGGAGCCGTTGCAGGGACCGGAGTGCTGCCTTTTTCAAAAGAGACTCTTCAGGCAGTGCTCGAGGCTGAAATTCCCGAAAAGTACAGGGCAGTTAACAGCACAGCGTTTGAACGTGCAATGGAAGAGGTTTCCGGTATTTCCTGA
- a CDS encoding phenylacetate--CoA ligase family protein, whose product MYEVSVDSELDPQAQLYSPELSEKDTLSKLKSLLRRVAEGSPFYQKKFKEANVDIEEIETLEDLKKLPFTTKEELRDAYPLGLQAVPDSEVVRIHSSSGTTGKPVIIPYTRKDVDVWAEMMMRCYMMAGLNNLDRIQITPGYGLWTAGIGFQLGAEKLGAMAVPTGPGNTEKQLEMLADLKSTALASTSSYALLLAEEIEKRGIKDQIHLRVGIVGSERWSEKMRNRIESELGMETFDIYGLTEIYGPGIGLDCSRHEGMHYWSDHLLFEIIDPITGEQLPKGTLGELVITTLTKEGAPLIRYRTRDLTRIIPGPCKCGCPFPRIDRILGRSDDRIKFKAVNIYPGQVEDIIHNKVPGVSSEYQIFLTRKEGRDSMLFKVEIEGADDPDGKAKTEKALKKAFKDFIGVSVDVEAVKIGDLPRSMKKSKRVFDEREL is encoded by the coding sequence ATGTATGAAGTATCCGTGGATTCTGAGCTTGATCCGCAGGCCCAGCTCTATAGTCCCGAACTCTCGGAAAAAGATACCCTTTCAAAACTGAAAAGCCTGCTGAGGCGTGTAGCCGAAGGTAGTCCTTTCTACCAGAAGAAATTCAAGGAAGCAAATGTGGACATCGAGGAAATCGAGACCCTGGAAGACCTGAAAAAACTTCCTTTTACGACCAAGGAAGAGCTCAGGGACGCCTATCCCCTGGGGTTGCAGGCAGTTCCCGATTCTGAGGTCGTCAGGATCCATTCCTCTTCCGGGACCACTGGCAAGCCTGTGATCATCCCTTACACCAGGAAAGATGTGGACGTCTGGGCCGAGATGATGATGCGCTGCTATATGATGGCAGGCCTGAACAACCTGGACAGGATCCAGATCACTCCCGGGTACGGGCTCTGGACCGCAGGAATAGGATTCCAGCTCGGGGCCGAAAAACTCGGGGCTATGGCGGTTCCCACAGGGCCGGGAAATACCGAAAAGCAGCTTGAGATGCTGGCCGACCTGAAGTCGACAGCCCTTGCAAGCACCTCTTCCTACGCCCTGCTCCTGGCAGAAGAGATCGAAAAGCGTGGGATAAAGGACCAGATCCACCTCAGGGTAGGGATCGTGGGTTCCGAGCGCTGGAGCGAAAAGATGCGGAACAGGATCGAATCAGAACTCGGGATGGAGACCTTTGACATCTACGGGCTGACGGAAATCTACGGGCCCGGGATTGGCCTGGACTGCTCCCGGCATGAAGGAATGCACTACTGGTCCGACCACCTGCTCTTCGAGATCATAGACCCGATCACGGGAGAACAGCTTCCGAAAGGCACCCTGGGAGAACTGGTAATCACCACGCTCACCAAGGAAGGCGCTCCCCTGATCCGCTACAGGACCCGGGACCTGACCCGAATCATTCCCGGTCCCTGCAAGTGCGGCTGTCCCTTCCCGAGGATCGACCGGATCCTGGGCAGGAGCGATGACAGAATCAAGTTCAAGGCCGTAAACATCTATCCTGGCCAGGTCGAGGACATTATCCATAACAAAGTCCCCGGGGTAAGCAGCGAATACCAGATCTTCCTGACCCGCAAAGAAGGCAGGGACTCCATGCTCTTCAAGGTTGAAATTGAGGGTGCCGATGACCCTGATGGAAAAGCAAAGACCGAAAAAGCCCTGAAAAAAGCCTTCAAAGACTTCATCGGGGTCAGTGTCGATGTCGAGGCCGTGAAAATCGGGGACCTGCCAAGAAGCATGAAAAAGAGCAAAAGGGTGTTTGACGAAAGGGAACTTTGA
- a CDS encoding fasciclin domain-containing protein, with product MASCAAAAPDGENKNIAEAMAEDGNFIILSTAFNATSLNITLSENGSYTVFAPTDEAFAALPEGTLEALLNDTEALTEILLYHVVDEKLMEADLVNLTEITTLQGSNLTVDAKGSAKVLINEAEIIISDIETSNGVIHVIDAVLIPPEEEEGPDVRFDDDVVLIPGNFTFVPSNNETASYELDNFTDIGALNASELSFNASDEEFNETGAFILESIDGIENNATRGEFWFIFINDELAPEDFGLNTVNIGDNVKFLYTLDEGGDPVIEEASYEVNITIVEPEPEPEEMDIIETAEADGNFTALLEALNDTNLTEALKGDGPFTVFAPTDDAFAALPNETIEALQNDTEALSQILLYHVADGKLMAADVANLTSITTLQGSNITVNVTEDGRVFVDEAEIIVADVEASNGVIHVIDAVLVPPEEPEPEPEPEEMDIIETAEADGNFTALLAALNATNLTDALKGDGPFTVFAPTDDAFAALPNETIEALQNDTEALSQILLYHVADGKLMAEDVANLTNITTLQGSNITVNVTEDGRVFVDEAEIIVADVEASNGVIHVIDAVLVPLEPEPEPEPEPEPEEMDIIETAEADGNFTALLAALNATNLTDALKGDGPFTVFAPTDDAFAALPNETIEALQNDTEALSQILLYHVADGKLMAADVANLTNITTLQGSNITVNVTEDGRVFVDEAEIIVADVEASNGVIHVIDAVLVPLEPEPEPEELDIIETAEADGNFTALLAALNATNLTDALKAEGPFTVFAPTDDAFAALPNETIEALQSDTDMLTEILLYHVADGKLMAEDVVNLTEIMTLQGSNITVNVTEDGRVFVDDAEIIVADVEASNGVIHVIDAVLVPPEEPPLIWYFFSIPFEAENTTVESLLDGVDYNALLYYNATSELFETPTDLEPLKGYWINAPATVEFDASEQFAETERKVAAVPPSMKLNQGWNAIGSPVEEALPADTVLLSIADYYAKVIGPWVPDEEGTGTYAFVGYNGLNGTLNENQVGTDIFEVAPYEGYWVYMKEEGGFA from the coding sequence AAAATATTGCAGAAGCAATGGCAGAGGACGGAAACTTCATTATCCTTTCGACTGCCTTCAATGCTACAAGCCTTAATATAACTCTCAGTGAGAATGGCTCGTACACGGTATTCGCCCCGACGGACGAAGCCTTTGCAGCCCTGCCGGAAGGGACCTTGGAAGCGCTTTTGAACGATACGGAAGCACTGACAGAAATCCTCCTCTACCATGTGGTTGATGAAAAACTGATGGAAGCGGATCTGGTAAACCTGACAGAAATAACAACTCTGCAGGGAAGTAACCTCACCGTGGACGCTAAAGGGAGCGCAAAGGTGCTTATTAACGAGGCTGAAATAATCATCTCGGACATCGAAACAAGCAACGGGGTAATCCATGTGATCGACGCCGTCCTGATCCCTCCGGAAGAGGAAGAGGGACCGGATGTGCGTTTCGATGACGACGTTGTCCTTATCCCGGGGAACTTTACCTTCGTCCCGAGCAACAATGAAACTGCCAGTTATGAGCTCGATAACTTCACCGACATTGGAGCACTTAACGCCAGCGAGCTTTCCTTCAACGCTTCGGATGAGGAGTTCAATGAAACCGGGGCATTCATCCTTGAGAGCATCGATGGAATAGAAAACAACGCTACCAGAGGAGAATTCTGGTTCATATTCATAAACGATGAATTAGCTCCGGAAGACTTCGGCCTGAACACGGTGAACATCGGCGACAATGTAAAATTCCTGTACACTCTTGACGAAGGGGGAGACCCGGTAATCGAGGAAGCTAGCTACGAGGTGAACATCACCATTGTAGAACCGGAACCCGAGCCAGAGGAAATGGACATCATTGAAACGGCAGAAGCGGACGGAAACTTCACAGCTCTCCTGGAAGCGCTTAATGACACAAACCTGACAGAAGCCCTGAAGGGAGATGGGCCCTTCACGGTGTTCGCACCAACGGACGACGCATTTGCAGCACTGCCAAACGAGACTATTGAAGCCCTGCAGAACGATACCGAAGCCCTGTCACAGATCCTGCTCTACCATGTGGCGGACGGGAAACTGATGGCAGCAGATGTCGCAAACCTGACAAGCATAACCACGCTCCAGGGAAGCAACATAACGGTAAACGTGACTGAGGACGGAAGGGTCTTTGTTGACGAAGCGGAAATAATAGTCGCGGACGTCGAAGCCAGCAACGGAGTTATCCATGTGATCGATGCTGTCCTGGTCCCGCCGGAAGAACCGGAACCCGAGCCGGAACCGGAGGAAATGGACATCATTGAAACGGCAGAAGCCGACGGAAACTTCACAGCACTTTTGGCAGCACTTAATGCCACAAACCTGACAGATGCCCTGAAGGGAGATGGGCCCTTCACGGTGTTTGCACCAACGGACGACGCATTTGCAGCACTGCCAAACGAGACTATTGAAGCCCTGCAGAACGATACCGAAGCCCTATCACAGATCCTGCTCTACCATGTGGCGGACGGGAAACTGATGGCAGAAGATGTCGCAAACCTGACAAACATAACCACGCTTCAGGGAAGCAACATCACAGTAAACGTGACTGAGGACGGAAGGGTCTTTGTTGACGAAGCGGAAATAATAGTCGCGGACGTCGAAGCCAGCAACGGAGTCATCCACGTGATCGATGCTGTCCTGGTCCCACTGGAACCGGAACCCGAGCCAGAACCCGAGCCGGAACCGGAGGAAATGGACATCATTGAAACGGCAGAAGCGGACGGAAACTTCACAGCACTTTTGGCAGCACTTAATGCCACAAACCTGACAGATGCCCTGAAGGGAGATGGGCCGTTCACGGTGTTCGCACCAACGGACGACGCATTTGCAGCACTGCCAAACGAGACTATTGAAGCCCTGCAGAACGATACCGAAGCCCTATCACAGATCCTGCTCTACCATGTGGCGGACGGGAAACTGATGGCAGCAGATGTCGCAAACCTGACAAACATAACTACGCTTCAGGGAAGCAACATCACAGTAAACGTGACAGAGGACGGAAGAGTCTTTGTTGACGAAGCGGAAATAATAGTCGCGGACGTCGAAGCCAGCAACGGAGTCATCCACGTGATCGATGCTGTCCTGGTCCCACTGGAACCGGAACCGGAACCGGAAGAACTGGACATCATTGAAACGGCAGAAGCCGACGGAAACTTCACAGCACTTTTGGCAGCGCTTAATGCCACAAACCTGACAGATGCCCTGAAAGCAGAAGGGCCCTTCACGGTGTTCGCACCAACGGACGACGCATTTGCAGCACTGCCAAACGAGACTATTGAAGCCCTGCAGAGTGACACCGATATGCTAACAGAAATCCTGCTCTACCATGTGGCGGACGGGAAACTGATGGCAGAGGATGTTGTGAACCTGACAGAAATAATGACATTACAGGGAAGCAACATCACAGTAAACGTGACAGAGGACGGAAGGGTCTTTGTTGACGATGCAGAAATAATAGTCGCAGACGTCGAAGCCAGCAACGGAGTCATCCACGTAATCGATGCGGTCCTGGTCCCGCCGGAAGAACCGCCTTTGATATGGTACTTCTTCTCGATTCCCTTCGAAGCCGAGAATACAACCGTTGAGTCCCTGCTTGATGGTGTGGATTACAATGCCCTGCTCTATTACAACGCTACAAGCGAACTCTTTGAGACACCCACTGACCTGGAACCCCTGAAGGGGTACTGGATCAATGCCCCGGCAACGGTCGAGTTTGATGCCTCCGAGCAGTTCGCTGAAACCGAGAGAAAGGTGGCTGCTGTCCCGCCGAGCATGAAACTGAACCAGGGATGGAACGCAATAGGATCTCCGGTAGAAGAAGCCCTTCCGGCAGATACGGTACTGCTTTCCATAGCTGACTATTACGCAAAGGTCATCGGACCCTGGGTCCCTGACGAAGAAGGCACTGGCACCTATGCCTTTGTGGGTTACAACGGCCTTAACGGCACACTGAACGAAAACCAGGTTGGGACCGATATCTTTGAAGTGGCACCGTACGAAGGGTACTGGGTCTACATGAAAGAGGAAGGAGGTTTTGCCTGA
- a CDS encoding mechanosensitive ion channel family protein produces the protein MHFPQSAITLNLSQYDDGIGQTFDWFSNNLDTLVFILIVTVSTIFFARLANHLMQSYLKNASDRLHVDMTTFRMFRHITVAAIYFMGLLIIIFSIPDLQNIATALLASAGLAGIIIGFAAQSTLSNIIAGLSLAIFQPFRVGDRVNIMNEYGKVTDLNLRHTVVTTWDNRRLIIPNSIISEESIINWTIEDPAIIWPIDIGISYDADIDFARKLMIEEARKHPNVMTPQKVEYNILRPGFRKKESQKTGLLDIYPALYTVDPDFRERGDIEVYVTELGDFAVNMRLLVWFKDRSVSYGSGCQIREAIKKRFDKEGIEIPFPYRTIVYKKDIEMEKEASGTGGGPGEIPGQNAPFRTCSPEKGIDGD, from the coding sequence ATGCATTTCCCGCAATCTGCCATTACCTTAAATCTATCTCAATATGATGATGGGATTGGCCAGACCTTTGACTGGTTTTCAAACAACCTGGACACACTCGTCTTTATTCTTATAGTGACAGTGAGCACCATTTTCTTTGCAAGGCTGGCAAACCACCTGATGCAGAGTTACCTGAAAAACGCAAGTGATCGGCTTCATGTGGATATGACCACATTCAGGATGTTCCGGCATATTACGGTCGCTGCAATCTATTTCATGGGCCTGCTGATTATCATCTTCAGCATCCCTGACCTCCAGAACATCGCCACCGCCCTTCTTGCTTCTGCAGGACTTGCAGGTATCATTATCGGTTTTGCGGCACAGAGCACGCTGAGCAACATTATCGCAGGGCTCTCCCTTGCCATATTCCAGCCCTTCAGGGTTGGAGACAGGGTCAACATAATGAACGAATACGGGAAAGTAACGGACCTGAACCTCAGGCATACGGTGGTCACCACCTGGGACAACCGGCGCCTTATAATCCCGAACTCCATAATTAGCGAAGAATCCATCATTAACTGGACCATCGAAGACCCTGCGATTATCTGGCCCATAGACATCGGGATCAGCTACGATGCCGACATCGACTTCGCCCGGAAACTTATGATCGAAGAAGCCAGGAAACATCCCAACGTCATGACCCCCCAGAAAGTGGAATACAACATTTTAAGGCCGGGCTTCAGGAAAAAAGAGTCCCAGAAAACGGGGCTTCTGGACATTTACCCTGCACTGTACACCGTAGACCCTGACTTCCGGGAAAGGGGAGATATTGAAGTCTACGTAACAGAACTCGGGGATTTCGCAGTGAACATGCGGCTGCTGGTCTGGTTCAAGGACCGGAGCGTTTCATACGGTTCAGGATGCCAGATAAGGGAAGCTATCAAGAAGCGCTTTGATAAGGAAGGCATTGAAATCCCCTTCCCATACAGGACCATCGTTTACAAGAAAGACATTGAGATGGAAAAAGAAGCTTCCGGAACAGGCGGCGGTCCGGGAGAAATTCCCGGGCAAAATGCCCCTTTCAGGACCTGCTCTCCCGAGAAAGGAATTGATGGGGATTGA